In Sebastes fasciatus isolate fSebFas1 chromosome 15, fSebFas1.pri, whole genome shotgun sequence, a genomic segment contains:
- the slc8a3 gene encoding sodium/calcium exchanger 3 isoform X3: MTSDEEEARRIAEMGKPVLGEHSKLEVIIEESYEFKSTVDKLIKKTNLALVVGTNSWRDQFMEAITVSADEDEDDTGEERLPSCFDYVMHFLTVFWKVLFACVPPTDYLHGWACFIVSIIIIGLLTAVIGDLASHFGCTIGLKDSVTAVVFVALGTSVPDTFASKVSAVQDTYADASIGNVTGSNAVNVFLGIGLAWSVAAIYWHMKGKPFVVEAGSLAFSVTLFTIFAFLAISVLLYRRRAHIGGELGGPRGHRLATSAFLFGLWFLYILFSSLEAYCHIEGF; the protein is encoded by the exons ATGACATCAGACGAGGAGGAAGCCAGGCGGATCGCAGAGATGGGAAAACCGGTGCTGGGGGAACACTCCAAGCTGGAAGTCATTATTGAGGAATCATACGAGTTTAAG AGCACAGTGGACAAGCTGATCAAGAAGACCAACCTGGCTCTGGTGGTGGGAACCAACTCCTGGAGAGACCAGTTCATGGAGGCCATTACAGTCAGTGCAG ATGAGGATGAAGACGACACGGGAGAAGAACGGCTGCCGTCCTGTTTCGACTACGTCATGCACTTCCTCACCGTTTTCTGGAAGGTCCTGTTCGCCTGCGTTCCTCCCACAGACTACCTGCACGGCTGGGCCTGCTTCATcgtctccatcatcatcatcggccTGCTCACGGCCGTCATCGGCGACTTGGCGTCTCACTTCGGCTGCACCATCGGCCTCAAGGACTCCGTCACTGCTGTGGTGTTTGTGGCTCTTGGTACATCTGTCCCAG ACACCTTCGCCAGTAAGGTATCAGCCGTCCAGGACACCTACGCAGACGCCTCCATCGGGAACGTGACCGGCAGCAACGCCGTCAACGTCTTCCTGGGAATCGGCTTGGCCTGGTCGGTGGCGGCCATCTACTGGCACATGAAAGGGAAGCCGTTTGTGGTGGAAGCCGGCTCGCTGGCCTTCTCCGTCACTCTCTTCACCATCTTCGCCTTTCTGGCCATCTCGGTGCTGCTTTACCGGCGCCGGGCCCACATCGGAGGAGAACTGGGCGGGCCCCGGGGACACAGACTGGCCACGTCAGCCTTCCTCTTCGGCCTCTGGTTCCTTTACATCCTCTTCTCCAGTCTGGAGGCCTACTGTCATATAGAGGGCTTCtaa